A region of the Streptomyces sp. NBC_00442 genome:
GCGGCGCTCGACGTCCTGGCGCAGGGGCACGGCACGGCGGAGCTGGAGAACGGGCAGCGGGTGGGCTGAGCGATTCCGGTCCACTGTGCCGCACGGACCGGCGCGGGTCGTTCCGTCGCGCACATATGCGCCATCTCGACGATGCGAGGAACGCACTAAGCCGATGACTGACCCTCACCACGTCGAGGACGACAGCGGCTGCCTTCGCCTGGTACTCGCCGTCCCGTCCTCCCTGCTTGCACTCATTGCCGCGTTCTTCTGCCGGACGGCGCTGACCATCCACCCCTATGGGGCCTGGGACCGCGACGCGTTCGCAGGCATCGCCGTTTCGTGCCTCCTCACCATCGGGTCTACCGGTGCGACGGTGATGCTGTGAGCGATGCCATCGGTGCGGCTGGTCGTGCGCGCATGGTGGTTGGCACCCGCCCTTGTCTTCGGGGTCGTCGCAGGGGTGCGATGGGTGATGAGCACGTGAGCTCCTCACCGCGTCAACCCCAAGGGTGGAGGCCGGGGGCTGGTTGTCGGACCCGGGCCGTAGGGTCCATGCGTCTCGCAGGGACAACGCGTCAAAGACGCCGGTGAGTCGTCGTACCCCGCCCCGCCCGGTCGCTGTAGAGCGGCTGTATCCCGAGTTGGGGCCGCTCTGAGCGCGCGGCTCGTCGGGAGAGCCGGCGGTAAGACGGATCAGGGCGGCGGCGATGCCGACGAAGGCCGGGAAGTGCTCGGCCCTTCGTTCGTAGCGGCGGTGCAGGCGGCGGCACCCGGCCGGCCGAGCGACGGTGCGTTTCCACGGTCCAGCGATCGCGGCCCAGGCGCTGGGAGGACTCGATGCCCTTGCGCGCGACCCGCGGACGCGCTGCCCCGCTCCGCAGCACGCTCGGCCAGGGGGACGCGCCCGGCTGACGGGGCGGCCGGGCGGGGCATCGGGGACGGCGGCCGGGGCATCGGGGGCGGCGCGGGCGGGGTCCGAGAGGGGCGGCCTAGAAGAGCGCGTCCTCCGTCTCGCCCCTCTCGAAGGCCAGCAGCCGCTGCTTGCGGTCGAGGCCGCCGCCGTAGCCGGTGAGGCTGCCGTTGGCGCCGATGACGCGGTGGCAGGGGACGATGATGCCCACCGGGTTCTTGCCGTTGGCCAGGCCCACCGCGCGGGACGCGTTCGGGCTGCCGAGGGCTTCGGCCAGCTCGCCGTAGGAACGGGTCCGGCCGTACGGGATCTGCTGGAGCTGATGCCAGACGCGCTGCTGGAAAGGGGTGCCCAGCATGTTCAAGTCCAAGTCGAATTGGGTGAGTTCACCCGCGAAGTACGCCTCCAGCTGGCGGATCACCTCGGGGAAGGGGCCGCCGTCGGCGCGCTCGCCGAAGGTCTCCTGCGGTGGACGGTGACGCTGGTTCTCCATGTAGAGACGGCTCAGCACGCCGTCGGCTGCGACGAGGGTGAGCGGACCGTAGGGGCTGTCCACGACGGTGTGCGTGATGTGCGGCACGACGGAACCTCCTTACGCGGGAAGGTAGTTGATGGCATGGTCTTCCGTCGCCCAGAGGTACTGGACGGCGTAGGCCCGCCAGGGCCGCCAGGCGGCAGCGGACGCGGTGAGCGCGGCGGGCGTGGACGGCAGCCCGAGGTTCTGGGCGGCCCGGCGCATGCCGAGGTCGGTCGGCAGGAAGGCGTCCGGGTCGCCGAGCGCGCGCATCGCGATCACCTCGACGGTCCAGGGTCCGAAGCCGGGCAGCTCCATGAGCTGGGCGCGCGCCAGGTCCCAGTCGCTGTCGAGACCGAGCCTGAGGGTGCCGTCGGCGAGGGCCGCGACGAGCGTGGTGAGCGTGGCGCGACGGCTGCGCGGCAGGGCCAGCGTCTCCGGGTCGATCTCCGCGAGCTGGGCGGGCGTCGGAAAGAGGTGGGTGAGGCCGCCCGCCGGATCGTGGACGCCCTGACCGTGCGCGACCACCAGTCGGGCCGCGTGCGTGCGGGCGGCGGCCGTCGAGACCTGCTGGCCGAGCACCGCCCGCACCGCGAACTCGGCGGCGTCGACCGTGCGCGGCACCCGCCGCCCCGGCGCCTTGTCGACCAGCGGCGCGAGCAGCGGGTCGGTGCGCAGCCGGTCGTCCACGGCGACGGGATCGGCGTCCAGGTCGAGCATCCAGCGGCACCTGCTGATGGCGATGGTGAGATCACGGAGGTCGGTGAGGTGGAGCACGCAGCCGATGTGTTCGGGCTGTGGCGTGAGCTCGGCGATGCCGTGCCCGTACGGGAGGGACAGAGTGCGGCGGAACGCGCCGTCGCGCCACTCCTCGACTCCGGGGACTCCGGTCGCCGCGAGGTGCCCGAACAGATTGTCCGGGGTCAGCGGGGCCCGGAAGGGCAGCCGCAGGGTGATCGCGCCCGGCGTCTGGCCGGCGATGCCCGGTGTGGCGCGGGCCCGCAGCTCGGTCGGGGCGAGCCCGAACACCTCGCGGACGGTGTCGTTGAAGGTGCGGATCGAGGAGAACCCGGCGGCGAAGGCGACCTCCGCCATGGGCAACGGGGTCGTCTCGATGAGCAGCCGCGCGGTCTGCGCGCGCTGCGCCCTCGCGAGGGCCAGGGGGCCCGCGCCGAGCTCGGCGAGCAACTGGCGCTCGATCTGGCGGGCGCTGTAGCCGAGGCGGGACGCGAGCCCCGGCACGCCTTCGCGGTCGACGACTCCGTCACGGATGAGGCGCATGGCGCGGGCGACGGTGTCGGCGCGCGCGTTCCACTGCGGCGAGCCGGGTGTCGTGTCGGGGCGGCACCGCTTGCAGGCCCGGAACCCCGCCTGCTGACAGGCGGCCGCGCTCGGGTAGAAGGTCATGTTCTCGACCTTGGGCGGCACGACCGGGCAGCTGGGCCGGCAGTAGATGCGGGTGGTGAGGACCGCCGTGAAGAACCAGCCGTCGAAGCGCGCGTCCTTCGACTGAACGGCGCGCACGCAGCGCTCGGTGTCGGTGTGCATCGGTGCGGGAGCGACGGGAGGCATGGCTCAAGCATCCGACACGGACCCCGCCCCCGCTGGCGAGAATCCGACATCGAGCTCGCGGGGCCTGGGAGCCGTACGGGGTACGCGGGCCATCCGTGCACGGGGGGCCTCCATGCACGCGAGGCTTCCCCGCACGGGAGGGGCTTCCATCGGTTCCGGGGTGGGGCGGTCGCGGGATCCGATGTGGGCACGGGCGCGAGGCGGCGGCGCGGTCGCGCGTGGGGTCCGCACGAGCTTCGGGCGGTGGCGTGAACACTTGTCCGGTCGGCGCGGAGTGTGGTCTCGTGGGCGTGATCACGCGGGCGGAACGAGGGGGCACCGATGGCGGACGGCAAGGGGCGGTTGCTGGCCATCAGCGACCTGCACATCGGATACGCCGAGAACCGCGCCCTGGTGGAGAAGATGGTGCCCGGTTCCGACGACGACTGGCTCCTGGTGGCCGGGGACGTCGCCGAGAAGGCCGCCGACATCCGCTGGGCCCTCGCCACCCTGGCGAGCCGCTTCCGCAAGGTCGTCTGGGCCCCCGGCAATCACGAACTGTGGACGCATGCGAAGGACGACGTCACCCTGCGGGGCGCCGCTCGCTACTCACACCTGGTCGAGATGTGCCGCGACCTGGGCGTGCTCACCCCGGAGGACCCGTACCCGGTCTGGGACGGTCCCGGCGGCCCGGTCGCCGTCGCGCCGCTGTTCCTGCTGTACGACTACACCCTCCTGCCGGCCGGCAGGACCACCAAGAGCGAGGGGCTCGCCTACGCCTACGGGACCGGCGTCGTCTGCAACGACGAGTACCTGCTGCACCCCGACCCCTACCCGAGCCGCGAGGCCTGGTGCCGGGCCCGGGTGGCCGAGACGGAGCGCAGGCTCACCGCGCTGCCCGACGACCTGCCCACGGTCCTGGTCAACCACTACCCGTTGCACCGCCACCCCATGGACGTCCTGTGGTACCCCGAGTTCGCCATGTGGTGCGGCACCCTGCTGACCGCCGACTGGCACCGCAGGTTCCGCGTGTCCGCCATGGTGTACGGCCATCTCCACATCCCCCGGACCACCTGGCACGAGGGGGTCCGCTTCGAGGAGGTGTCGCTCGGCTATCCCCGCGAATGGCGCACCCGTCCGAGCGCGCCGGGTCAGCTGCGCCGCATCCTGCCGGTCCCGGCCGAACACGAGGCGCCGGCCCTCAAGCACCGGACGGGCTGACCGGGAAGCCGTTGCCGGTTCCGGTTCCGGTTCCGGTTCCGGTGACAGTGCACGCCGGAGTCCCCAACTCCCCTTCGACGCAGGGTCAGTGACGGAACGTCAGTCAATGGACGCACCCTATGGACGTCGGCCGACGGTCCTCAGCCGACCTGCTCGGCGAAGGCGGCGTACGCCCGCTCGTCGAAGAGCACGAACCTGACCTCTTCCACCGCCGTCCTCGCGCCCCGCACCGCGTCCACCGCGATGCGCGCGGCATCCTCGACGGGCCACGCGTAGACCCCCGTGGAGATAGCCGGGAACGCGACCGTGCGCGCACCGAGCTCGTCGGCCACCCGGAGCGACTCCCGGTAGCAGGAGGCGAGCAGCGGCTCGTCACCGCTGCCGGCCCGGTACACCGGGCCGACCGTGTGGATCACGTGGCGTGCGGGCAGCAGGCCCGCCGTGGTGGCGACCGCCCGGCCCGTGGCCAGGCCCTTGCCGTACTGCGAGGCCCGCAGGTCACGGCATGCGGCGAGGACAGCCGGGCCGCCCCGCCGGTGGATCGCGCCGTCCACCCCGCCGCCGCCGAGAA
Encoded here:
- a CDS encoding methylated-DNA--[protein]-cysteine S-methyltransferase, with amino-acid sequence MPHITHTVVDSPYGPLTLVAADGVLSRLYMENQRHRPPQETFGERADGGPFPEVIRQLEAYFAGELTQFDLDLNMLGTPFQQRVWHQLQQIPYGRTRSYGELAEALGSPNASRAVGLANGKNPVGIIVPCHRVIGANGSLTGYGGGLDRKQRLLAFERGETEDALF
- a CDS encoding AlkA N-terminal domain-containing protein — its product is MHTDTERCVRAVQSKDARFDGWFFTAVLTTRIYCRPSCPVVPPKVENMTFYPSAAACQQAGFRACKRCRPDTTPGSPQWNARADTVARAMRLIRDGVVDREGVPGLASRLGYSARQIERQLLAELGAGPLALARAQRAQTARLLIETTPLPMAEVAFAAGFSSIRTFNDTVREVFGLAPTELRARATPGIAGQTPGAITLRLPFRAPLTPDNLFGHLAATGVPGVEEWRDGAFRRTLSLPYGHGIAELTPQPEHIGCVLHLTDLRDLTIAISRCRWMLDLDADPVAVDDRLRTDPLLAPLVDKAPGRRVPRTVDAAEFAVRAVLGQQVSTAAARTHAARLVVAHGQGVHDPAGGLTHLFPTPAQLAEIDPETLALPRSRRATLTTLVAALADGTLRLGLDSDWDLARAQLMELPGFGPWTVEVIAMRALGDPDAFLPTDLGMRRAAQNLGLPSTPAALTASAAAWRPWRAYAVQYLWATEDHAINYLPA
- a CDS encoding metallophosphoesterase family protein, coding for MADGKGRLLAISDLHIGYAENRALVEKMVPGSDDDWLLVAGDVAEKAADIRWALATLASRFRKVVWAPGNHELWTHAKDDVTLRGAARYSHLVEMCRDLGVLTPEDPYPVWDGPGGPVAVAPLFLLYDYTLLPAGRTTKSEGLAYAYGTGVVCNDEYLLHPDPYPSREAWCRARVAETERRLTALPDDLPTVLVNHYPLHRHPMDVLWYPEFAMWCGTLLTADWHRRFRVSAMVYGHLHIPRTTWHEGVRFEEVSLGYPREWRTRPSAPGQLRRILPVPAEHEAPALKHRTG
- a CDS encoding O-acetyl-ADP-ribose deacetylase is translated as MTAARAEIVLVRGDITEQEVDAIVNAANSSLLGGGGVDGAIHRRGGPAVLAACRDLRASQYGKGLATGRAVATTAGLLPARHVIHTVGPVYRAGSGDEPLLASCYRESLRVADELGARTVAFPAISTGVYAWPVEDAARIAVDAVRGARTAVEEVRFVLFDERAYAAFAEQVG